In a single window of the Streptomyces sp. HUAS ZL42 genome:
- the rplV gene encoding 50S ribosomal protein L22, translating to MEARAQARYIRVTPMKARRVVDLIRGMDATEAQAVLRFAPQAASVPVGKVLDSAIANAAHNYDHTDADSLYISEAYVDEGPTLKRFRPRAQGRAYRIRKRTSHITVVVSSKEGTR from the coding sequence ATGGAAGCCAGGGCCCAGGCGCGGTACATCCGCGTCACGCCCATGAAGGCCCGCCGCGTGGTGGACCTCATCCGTGGCATGGACGCCACGGAGGCCCAGGCTGTTCTGCGATTCGCTCCGCAGGCAGCCTCCGTGCCGGTCGGCAAGGTGCTCGACAGCGCCATCGCCAACGCCGCGCACAACTACGACCACACCGACGCCGACAGCCTCTACATCTCCGAGGCGTACGTCGACGAGGGCCCGACCCTGAAGCGGTTCCGGCCGCGCGCCCAGGGCCGTGCCTACCGGATCCGCAAGCGGACCAGCCACATCACCGTGGTCGTCAGCAGCAAGGAAGGAACCCGGTAA
- the rpsQ gene encoding 30S ribosomal protein S17, with protein sequence MSENNVTAADISGSAAGAEARGFRKTREGLVVSDKMDKTVVVAVEDRVKHALYGKVIRRTNKLKAHDEQNAAGVGDRVLLMETRPLSATKRWRVVEILEKAK encoded by the coding sequence ATGAGCGAGAACAACGTGACTGCAGCAGACATTAGCGGCTCCGCCGCGGGCGCAGAGGCGCGCGGCTTCCGCAAGACCCGTGAGGGTCTCGTCGTCAGCGACAAGATGGACAAGACCGTCGTCGTCGCCGTCGAGGACCGCGTCAAGCACGCGCTGTACGGCAAGGTCATCCGCCGTACGAACAAGCTCAAGGCGCACGACGAGCAGAACGCCGCGGGTGTCGGCGACCGCGTCCTCCTCATGGAGACCCGGCCGCTGTCCGCGACGAAGCGCTGGCGCGTCGTCGAGATCCTCGAGAAGGCGAAGTAA
- the rpsS gene encoding 30S ribosomal protein S19 yields MPRSLKKGPFVDDHLIKKVDAQNEAGTKNVIKTWSRRSMIVPAMLGHTLAVHNGKTHIPVFVTESMVGHKLGEFSPTRTFRGHVKDDRKSKRR; encoded by the coding sequence ATGCCGCGCAGTCTCAAGAAGGGGCCCTTCGTCGACGACCACCTGATCAAGAAGGTGGACGCCCAGAACGAAGCCGGCACCAAGAACGTCATCAAGACCTGGTCCCGTCGCTCCATGATCGTGCCGGCCATGCTCGGCCACACGCTCGCGGTGCACAACGGCAAGACCCACATCCCGGTGTTCGTCACCGAGTCGATGGTCGGCCACAAGCTCGGCGAGTTCTCGCCGACGCGCACCTTCCGGGGTCACGTCAAGGACGACCGGAAGTCGAAGCGCCGCTAG
- the rpsC gene encoding 30S ribosomal protein S3, with product MGQKVNPHGFRLGVTTDFKSRWYADKLYKDYVKEDVAIRRMMTSGMERAGISKVEIERTRDRVRVDIHTARPGIVIGRRGAEADRIRGDLEKLTGKQVQLNILEVKNPETDAQLVAQAVAEQLSSRVSFRRAMRKSMQSAMKAGAKGIKIQCGGRLGGAEMSRSEFYREGRVPLHTLRANVDYGFFEAKTTFGRIGVKVWIYKGDVKNIAEVRAENAAARAGNRPARGGADRPARGGRGGERRGRKPQQAAGAEAPKAEAPAAAPAESTGTEA from the coding sequence ATGGGCCAGAAGGTAAACCCGCATGGGTTCCGGCTCGGTGTCACGACCGACTTCAAGTCGCGTTGGTACGCCGACAAGCTGTACAAGGACTACGTCAAGGAAGACGTCGCCATCCGTCGGATGATGACGTCCGGCATGGAGCGCGCCGGCATCTCCAAGGTCGAGATCGAGCGCACCCGTGACCGCGTCCGCGTGGACATCCACACCGCGCGTCCGGGCATCGTCATCGGCCGTCGTGGCGCCGAGGCCGACCGCATCCGCGGCGACCTCGAGAAGCTCACGGGCAAGCAGGTCCAGCTGAACATCCTCGAGGTCAAGAACCCCGAGACCGACGCTCAGCTCGTGGCCCAGGCCGTTGCCGAGCAGCTCTCCTCCCGCGTCTCCTTCCGTCGGGCCATGCGTAAGAGCATGCAGTCGGCGATGAAGGCCGGCGCCAAGGGCATCAAGATCCAGTGCGGTGGCCGCCTCGGCGGCGCCGAGATGTCCCGCTCGGAGTTCTACCGCGAGGGCCGTGTGCCCCTGCACACGCTCCGCGCGAACGTGGACTACGGCTTCTTCGAGGCCAAGACGACCTTCGGCCGCATCGGTGTGAAGGTCTGGATCTACAAGGGCGACGTCAAGAACATCGCCGAGGTCCGCGCCGAGAACGCTGCGGCCCGTGCGGGTAACCGCCCGGCCCGTGGTGGTGCCGACCGCCCGGCCCGTGGTGGCCGTGGTGGCGAGCGGCGCGGTCGCAAGCCGCAGCAGGCTGCCGGCGCCGAGGCCCCCAAGGCCGAGGCTCCCGCCGCCGCTCCGGCTGAGAGCACCGGAACGGAGGCCTGA
- the rpmC gene encoding 50S ribosomal protein L29 — MSAGTKASELRELGNEELLGKLREAKEELFNLRFQAATGQLENHGRLKAVRKDIARIYTLMRERELGIETVENA, encoded by the coding sequence ATGTCGGCCGGTACCAAGGCGTCCGAGCTGCGCGAGCTGGGCAACGAGGAGCTTCTGGGCAAGCTCCGCGAGGCCAAGGAAGAGCTGTTCAATCTCCGCTTCCAGGCGGCGACCGGTCAGCTCGAGAACCACGGCCGTCTGAAGGCGGTCCGCAAGGACATCGCGCGGATCTACACCCTGATGCGCGAGCGTGAGCTGGGCATCGAAACGGTGGAGAACGCCTGA
- the rplP gene encoding 50S ribosomal protein L16 — MLIPRRVKHRKQHHPGRSGAAKGGTTVAFGEYGIQALTPAYVTNRQIEAARIAMTRHIKRGGKVWINIYPDRPLTKKPAETRMGSGKGSPEWWIANVKPGRVMFELSYPNEKIAREALTRAAHKLPMKCRIVKREAGEA, encoded by the coding sequence ATGCTGATCCCCCGTAGGGTCAAGCACCGCAAGCAGCACCACCCGGGACGCAGCGGCGCTGCCAAGGGTGGCACCACGGTTGCGTTCGGCGAGTACGGCATCCAGGCGCTCACCCCGGCGTACGTGACGAACCGTCAGATCGAGGCCGCTCGTATCGCCATGACGCGTCACATCAAGCGTGGTGGCAAGGTCTGGATCAACATCTACCCGGACCGTCCGCTCACCAAGAAGCCCGCCGAGACCCGCATGGGTTCCGGTAAGGGTTCTCCGGAGTGGTGGATCGCCAACGTCAAGCCCGGACGCGTGATGTTCGAGCTGTCGTACCCCAACGAGAAGATCGCCCGTGAGGCGCTGACCCGTGCGGCCCACAAGCTGCCGATGAAGTGCCGGATCGTCAAGCGCGAGGCAGGTGAAGCGTGA